The Terriglobus roseus region CTGCTGGTGGCGCGGTCCGCATCACGGCGCAAAGAAATTTCGATTCGCGCATCGCTGGGCGGCAGCAGATGGACGTTGCTTGGAGAACAGGTGACCGAAAGCGTGCTGCTTGCGCTGGCTGCAGGTGCAATTGGTATTCCGCTGGCGTGGGCGGAGGTGCGATGGCTGATGGTGGCAAAGCCGGATATGGCGCGCATTCACTCAGCGCAGATGGACGGCACCGTCATTCTGTTTGCCGTGGGCATTGTGATTCTGTGTGCTGTGCTTGCAGGCATCATTCCCAGCATGACGTTGCTGCGCGGGCCATTGCTGGAGAATCTGCAGGAGGCATCGCGCGGCAGCAGCAAAGGATTATCTGCAGCTCGTTTGCGTAAAGCTCTGCTGGTGACGGAAGTGGCTGTGACGATGGTGTTGCTGGTAAGCGCGGGTTTGTTATTGAAGAGCTATCGTCAGATGCGCTCCGTCGATATTGGCTGCACGACACAGAACGTGTTGACCATGCGAGTGGGTTTGCCGGATGCAATCTACAAGACGGATCAGCAGATTACTGCGTTTTACTCGCAGTTGATTGAACGCATCCGCGTGCTGCCCGGTGTTACTGCGGCTGGCATTTCTACCGCAATGCCGGGGCAGGGCTATGGTGGTGATACTCCTTTCAGCATCCCTGAAAATCCATCATTGGGACAGAATCAGCATGTGGCAATGCTGCGTGGCGTGGACCCCGGATACTTCAAGTCGGTACAGATTCCGCTGAAGCAGGGCCGCTTCTTTGAAGATCGTGAACGGCTGAAGAACGCACGCAGTGTGATTGTCAGCGAGTCGTTCGCACGGCAGTTTTTTCCTAATGGCGATGCGTTAGGAAAGCACATTCAATCAGGAGAATTTGGAAATTTTCCAGAAGGCGGATTTGAGGTTGTCGGTATTGTGGGCAACACGCTTTGGCACCTGGATGAGCAGGAAGGCCCAACGATGTACTTGCCGCTGTACTACGGCGGATGGAACAGCGCGACCATTGCAGTGCGCGCTGACCACAACGTGGAAAGCCTTGCGCTGCCAGTGCAGAAACTGATTGCGCAGATCGATCCGAACTTGCCAGTAGCCGATGTGCTGACGATGGAACAGTCACTGGGCAAAGCAACGATGGATGCCAATGTGACGTCGATGCTGGTGCTGGCGTTTGCAGTGATTTCACTGGTGCTTGCAGCAGTTGGTTTGTATGGTGTGTTGTCCTATCTCGTTACGCAACGCACTGGCGAGATTGGTATTCGCATGGCGCTGGGCGCGCAGCGACAGGATGTGTTGCGGCAGATGTTGGTGGATGGGCTGCGGCCTGCCCTGTTGGGTGTTGTGGTTGGACTGGGAGCGAGCGCAGCGTGTGTGCAATTGATCCGTTCCATGCTGTACGGGACCAAGCCGCTTGATCCTGCGGTATTCGCTTCCGTAACAGGATTGCTATTGGCAGTGGCTGCGTTTGCTTGCTTCTTGCCTGCGTGGCATGCGGCTCGACTGGACCCGATGCAGGCACTGCGCAATGAGTGACGTTTATCCGATATGCTTCGCCGTGCTGGAGGATGAGCCACATGGCGGAGTATCAAAGCCCGGAAGACATGCGTTATGCGAAGAAGCTGATTGAGGGAGCACCAGCAGAAGCTGAAGCTTTCTTCAAATTGAAGGCCGTTACGGAGCGCAGCGATGGCGTGATTCCGGCGAAGTATCGCGAGTTGATTGCGCTTGCGGTGGCGCTTACGACGCAATGCGCTTACTGCCTGGATTCGCATACGCGCAATGCGGCAAAGGCTGGCGCAACGCGCGAAGAGATTGCCGAGACCGTATTTATGGCAGCAGCATTACGCGCAGGCGGAGCCGTGGGGCATGGCCTGTTGACGATGAAGTTGTTTGAGGATGCGGTAGGAAAGCTGGAGCACGATCCAGCAGCACTGGACCGCGCTCCTTGGGAATAGGCTAGATTTTTCCTGCGTCGCGCAACGCGTGAATCTCTTCATCGGTGAAGACGCGGGAGCGTGTGTGGAACTGCAAACCACCGGGTCCTTCAAGTGAAAACGCCGCGCCGAATCCGGGCACCACGTCGATGATGATCTGCGTGTGTTTCCAGTATTCAAACTGCTGCGGTGAGATGAAGAATTCTGCGCCACCGATTTCGCCGACCTTCTTATCGCGCGAGCCAATGCGGAACTCGCCGACGGGAAAGCACATGGGCGCGCTGCCTTCACAGCATCCACCCGATTGATAAAACATGATGGGGCCATGCTGGCCCTGAAGCTCATCGATGAGCTTCAGGGCTTCAGCCGTGGCGGTTACCTGTTCCGGCAATGTAGCAGTGGCCATTAGAACAATCCCAGTGCCTTGGTGCTGTAGCTGATGAGTTGGTTCTTCGTCTGCTGATAGTGGTTCAACATCATCAGGTGGTTCTCGCGTCCGATGCCGCTCTGCTTGTATCCGCCGAAGGCTGCGTGTGCGGGATACATGTGATAGCAGTTGGTCCAGACACGGCCTGCTTCAATGTTGCGACCAAAGCGGTAGGCGCGATTGATGTCGCGCGTCCACACGCCTGCGCCCAAGCCATAGAGCGTGTCGTTCGCAATCTCAAGAGCTTCGTCATCGTTCTTGAAGGTGGTCACGGATAGCACAGGTCCGAAGATTTCCTCCTGGAAGATGCGCATCTTGTTGTTGCCCTTGAAGACTGTCGGTTGGATGTAGTAACCGCCAGCGAGATCACCTTCGAGCTTGGCTGCGTTGCCACCGACGAGAAGCTCCGCACCTTCCTTGCGACCGAGGTCGAGGTAGGAGAGGATCTTTTCGTACTGCTGCTTCGATGCCTGTGCGCCCACCTGCGTGGAAGGATCGAACGGGTTGGCCTGCTTAATCGCAGCAACACGCTTGATAGCACGCTCCATGAACTTGTCATAGATTTTTTCGTGGATGAGTGCGCGCGATGGGCAGGTGCAGACTTCGCCCTGATTGAAGGCGAAGAGCACCATGCCTTCAATCGCCTTGTCGATGTAGTCCTCATCGGCATCCATCACATCTTCAAAGAAGATGTTGGGCGATTTGCCACCGAGTTCCAGCGTGAGCGGGATGATGTTTTCCGATGCGTACTGCATGATCATGCGGCCGGTGACCGTTGATCCTGTGAATGCAACTTTGTTGATACGCGGGTTGGTGGCGAGTTCCTTGCCCACTTCGCGACCGAAGCCATTCACCACGTTGAGCACGCCGGCGGGCAGGATGTCGCCAATGAGTTCCATCTGAATGAGGATGGAAACGGGCGTTTGTTCTGCGGGCTTGAGTACGACGCAATTACCTGCAGCGAGCGCCGGAGCCAGTTTCCATGCGGCCATCAGCAGCGGGAAGTTCCATGGGATGATCTGGCCTACAACGCCGAGCGGTTCGTGGAAGTGATACGCGACGGTATCGTGATCGATCTCAGAGATGCCGCCCTGCTGCGCACGGATGGCGCCCGCGAAATAACGGAAGTGGTCGGCGCTGAGCGGCACGTCGGCAGCGGTGGTTTCGCGGAGGGGCTTACCGTTGTCCCATGTTTCCGCTGCGGCAAGCAGGTCTGAATTTTCTTCAATGACCTGTGCGATGCGGATGAGCAGATTGGAGCGTTCCGTTACGGATGTTCTGCCCCATGCGGCCTTTGCCTTGTGGGCGGCATCAAGCGCCTTCTCTACGTCTTTTGCACCGGAACGCGGCACTTCGCACAGGACTTTGCCGGTGACCGGCGTGATGTTTTCAAAGTATTGCCCCTCAACGGGCTCTACCCATGCGCCGCC contains the following coding sequences:
- a CDS encoding ABC transporter permease; the protein is MKWPTSKQNADLERELRADLELEEEEQRESGLDAEAAKHAALRAFGNPLLIREQTRSTWGWDWLDSLWRNVRYGVRTLMRAPAFALVAIAVMTLGISTNVAMFTVVRNVLLKPLPFQEPERLIQLYEQLGNGARPFSYVAGGMYAAWKSDMPSVEQMGVYGTDSNNLSDDGGQLPERIRSAYGSWDLFTTLGVQPELGRSFTKDEDKHDAPGTVMLTHSLWMRRYAGDRNIVGKIIQLNSQPYTVVGVLPAWFMYPDTETQLWTPIYHEQDPKAMASPEIHNYFVIARLKPGATLSQALSEVDTVTKRVQQSSSSRFVSKNANARSMLEGVVHGARTQLYVLFGATGCVLLIACLNVANLLVARSASRRKEISIRASLGGSRWTLLGEQVTESVLLALAAGAIGIPLAWAEVRWLMVAKPDMARIHSAQMDGTVILFAVGIVILCAVLAGIIPSMTLLRGPLLENLQEASRGSSKGLSAARLRKALLVTEVAVTMVLLVSAGLLLKSYRQMRSVDIGCTTQNVLTMRVGLPDAIYKTDQQITAFYSQLIERIRVLPGVTAAGISTAMPGQGYGGDTPFSIPENPSLGQNQHVAMLRGVDPGYFKSVQIPLKQGRFFEDRERLKNARSVIVSESFARQFFPNGDALGKHIQSGEFGNFPEGGFEVVGIVGNTLWHLDEQEGPTMYLPLYYGGWNSATIAVRADHNVESLALPVQKLIAQIDPNLPVADVLTMEQSLGKATMDANVTSMLVLAFAVISLVLAAVGLYGVLSYLVTQRTGEIGIRMALGAQRQDVLRQMLVDGLRPALLGVVVGLGASAACVQLIRSMLYGTKPLDPAVFASVTGLLLAVAAFACFLPAWHAARLDPMQALRNE
- a CDS encoding carboxymuconolactone decarboxylase family protein produces the protein MAEYQSPEDMRYAKKLIEGAPAEAEAFFKLKAVTERSDGVIPAKYRELIALAVALTTQCAYCLDSHTRNAAKAGATREEIAETVFMAAALRAGGAVGHGLLTMKLFEDAVGKLEHDPAALDRAPWE
- a CDS encoding DUF779 domain-containing protein is translated as MATATLPEQVTATAEALKLIDELQGQHGPIMFYQSGGCCEGSAPMCFPVGEFRIGSRDKKVGEIGGAEFFISPQQFEYWKHTQIIIDVVPGFGAAFSLEGPGGLQFHTRSRVFTDEEIHALRDAGKI
- a CDS encoding aldehyde dehydrogenase family protein → MATAEVTLDPTHSGATPVPFRKRYGNYIGGAWVEPVEGQYFENITPVTGKVLCEVPRSGAKDVEKALDAAHKAKAAWGRTSVTERSNLLIRIAQVIEENSDLLAAAETWDNGKPLRETTAADVPLSADHFRYFAGAIRAQQGGISEIDHDTVAYHFHEPLGVVGQIIPWNFPLLMAAWKLAPALAAGNCVVLKPAEQTPVSILIQMELIGDILPAGVLNVVNGFGREVGKELATNPRINKVAFTGSTVTGRMIMQYASENIIPLTLELGGKSPNIFFEDVMDADEDYIDKAIEGMVLFAFNQGEVCTCPSRALIHEKIYDKFMERAIKRVAAIKQANPFDPSTQVGAQASKQQYEKILSYLDLGRKEGAELLVGGNAAKLEGDLAGGYYIQPTVFKGNNKMRIFQEEIFGPVLSVTTFKNDDEALEIANDTLYGLGAGVWTRDINRAYRFGRNIEAGRVWTNCYHMYPAHAAFGGYKQSGIGRENHLMMLNHYQQTKNQLISYSTKALGLF